The Crocosphaera subtropica ATCC 51142 genome includes a window with the following:
- a CDS encoding FAD/NAD(P)-binding protein — protein MNSANLEKVDIAIVGAGPQALTLVTHILQKKAKFRRRMVVLDPSGSWLSQWRHQFAAQNIPHLRSPAVHHPHPNPYQLRKFAEHRSDELFAPYDLPGTNLFNDFCEDLVKSWQLENLVYSDKVTRILPIKVRSYNRFQLMLESGNQLIVRRVILATGGGIPQFPDWVNNIKKTYPQDRLLHSQQIDLRTVKLKNKRILIIGGGLTSGHLAVGAIEQGAKVILMARRQLKEKLFDADPGWLGPKYLKDFYLELDWEKRWTLIHQARDGGSMTPAMMLKLRRMTRDKPLTLEENCQVVKADWKDNQWQIKCQDEKHFSCDQIWLATGTQFRVNDHPLFTDIQKNYPTQFVQGLPILDQYLRWPSLELFIMGGLSALQIGPVARNLAGAIKGSQRIAEALIKPSLAML, from the coding sequence ATGAATTCCGCAAACTTAGAAAAGGTGGACATAGCCATTGTAGGTGCCGGTCCGCAAGCGTTAACATTAGTGACTCATATTCTGCAAAAAAAGGCCAAATTTCGCCGTCGTATGGTGGTTTTAGACCCTAGTGGCAGTTGGTTAAGTCAATGGCGACATCAGTTTGCCGCCCAAAACATCCCCCATTTAAGATCCCCGGCGGTACATCATCCCCATCCTAACCCCTATCAGTTGAGAAAATTTGCCGAACATCGTTCAGATGAATTATTTGCCCCTTATGACTTACCAGGGACAAATTTATTTAATGATTTTTGTGAGGATCTTGTTAAAAGTTGGCAGTTAGAAAATTTAGTTTATTCTGATAAAGTAACTCGAATTTTGCCGATAAAAGTTCGTTCATATAATCGATTTCAATTAATGTTAGAAAGTGGTAATCAATTAATTGTTCGTCGAGTTATTTTAGCAACAGGGGGTGGAATTCCTCAATTTCCTGATTGGGTCAATAACATTAAAAAAACCTATCCTCAAGATAGATTATTACATTCTCAGCAGATAGATTTAAGAACAGTCAAATTAAAAAATAAACGAATTTTAATTATTGGTGGAGGCTTAACTTCTGGACATTTAGCAGTGGGGGCAATTGAGCAAGGGGCTAAGGTTATTTTAATGGCAAGACGACAGTTAAAAGAAAAATTATTTGACGCTGATCCAGGTTGGTTAGGTCCAAAATATTTAAAGGATTTTTATTTAGAATTGGACTGGGAAAAGCGATGGACCCTGATTCATCAAGCCAGAGATGGGGGATCAATGACTCCTGCTATGATGTTAAAATTAAGACGGATGACAAGGGATAAACCTTTAACCCTTGAAGAAAATTGTCAAGTGGTTAAAGCTGATTGGAAAGATAATCAATGGCAAATAAAATGTCAAGATGAAAAACATTTTTCTTGTGATCAAATTTGGTTAGCCACAGGGACACAATTTAGGGTTAATGATCATCCTTTGTTCACTGATATCCAGAAAAATTATCCGACTCAATTTGTTCAAGGATTACCTATTTTAGATCAATATTTACGTTGGCCATCCTTAGAATTATTTATAATGGGAGGCTTATCTGCTTTACAAATTGGTCCCGTTGCCCGTAATTTAGCAGGGGCAATTAAAGGGAGTCAAAGAATTGCTGAAGCCTTAATTAAGCCCAGTTTAGCTATGCTTTAA
- a CDS encoding alpha/beta fold hydrolase, with product MFMNTIQASKINTQGTIEQYNWPWENEQFQVTYETLGQGNPVLLLPAFSTVSSRTEMTGIAQLLAQHYQVYLLDWLGFGDSQRPAVDYNPQLYHQLLKDFVNATFQKPVIIIAAGHSVGYALDLAKIAPETVSKLILIAPTWRGPLRVMGVPKSIRNLLKNLVRTPIIGQFLYYLNTTPSFLKLMYRRHVYVDSTKLTDEFITNKRNITQQKGARFAPVAFVTGNLDPIETREDVLSLIKSLSQPILTIIAEQSPPYSKQEMEAIREIDQVKTVSLPGTLGIYEEFSELVTEKIKQFLGNSV from the coding sequence ATGTTTATGAATACGATTCAAGCCTCAAAAATCAATACTCAAGGAACTATCGAGCAATATAATTGGCCTTGGGAAAATGAGCAATTTCAAGTGACTTACGAAACATTAGGTCAAGGAAATCCCGTTTTACTCTTACCTGCTTTTAGTACCGTTTCGAGTCGGACAGAAATGACAGGAATTGCTCAATTATTAGCCCAACACTATCAAGTTTATTTGTTAGACTGGTTAGGATTTGGGGACTCTCAACGGCCTGCGGTAGATTATAATCCTCAACTTTATCATCAATTACTCAAAGATTTTGTTAACGCTACGTTTCAAAAACCTGTGATCATTATTGCTGCCGGACATAGTGTTGGTTATGCTTTAGACTTAGCTAAAATTGCCCCTGAAACTGTTAGTAAACTGATTTTAATTGCCCCAACTTGGCGAGGTCCTTTAAGGGTAATGGGTGTTCCCAAAAGTATCAGAAATTTATTGAAAAATCTAGTCAGAACGCCTATTATTGGTCAGTTTCTTTATTATCTGAATACAACCCCTAGTTTTCTTAAGTTAATGTATCGTCGTCATGTTTATGTTGATAGCACAAAATTAACCGATGAATTTATTACCAATAAACGCAATATTACCCAACAAAAAGGGGCAAGATTTGCGCCTGTTGCTTTTGTCACAGGAAACTTAGATCCCATAGAAACTAGGGAAGATGTTTTAAGTTTAATTAAATCTTTATCTCAACCAATTTTAACCATTATTGCTGAACAATCTCCCCCCTATTCTAAACAAGAAATGGAAGCAATTAGGGAAATTGATCAAGTTAAAACTGTTTCTCTACCTGGAACCCTAGGAATATACGAAGAATTCTCAGAATTAGTGACAGAAAAGATTAAACAATTTTTAGGAAACTCAGTCTAA
- a CDS encoding sigma 54-interacting transcriptional regulator encodes MATSDLITWLREHTPLTVLTSEVLEAIALHMKLITVEGEQTLVKGGTAPERLYILKSGQIQSQGTPEASLLTGTLINLRALILEQPVSRTLVTLNRCELWCIDAEDFKSLLQQYPEITQAFSQQLALELKELSSELSFQQERQTILRPYLVTKVKRGVIGKSRYAIKLRSQIKNFSDNRQPVLIFGEPGLQKDNLATLLHFSSPFRREPIIQINCSQLQASGAELFGRVGGKLSLLEALGKGTLILNNLQELSPELFKPIAQLLKDGTYYPVSRSENTPSSAKTSQCRIIVISEKKLSNIDGLIENIIKVPPLRVRKKDIEDLVTYYISLMCRRRGTAKVSITPEAIRKLQAYDFPNNLRELENLIERALVQLEGYQEITEEIIWPSQSKKQQFRFNLLKGYPRLRQFFRSPWYPDRLNYGFTVIAFALINIILWIGPQTRAENFALNLFWAWWWPLVLIGFLFVGRLWCAVCPFMIYGELTQKVSLWLFPRKLKKWPRHEAETWGGWFLWGLFAVILLWEELWDLKNTAYLSSCLLLLITAGAMICSTIFERRFWCRYLCPIGGMNGMFAKLSMTELRGQQGTCSAQCTTYQCYKGGPQKGEGLETNGCPLYSHPAQLEDNRDCVLCMTCLKACPHRSVEFNLRPPGIELWTTHVPRSYEVALLLLLLDAVFLHRLPQVQAQLGFSWDLNQFWIHSGLAVLVLSLPALLPLVFHQIMGFLGGFQSTVKIRPFKELAYGYLPLVLAGNLAYYLPLGLGEAGQILPITLATFGFSVQGVPVMVAHPAVITFLQETLLIFGVVLSIILTQKIAKLPFQYLMVQHISTSILAIGLWNILL; translated from the coding sequence ATGGCTACTTCTGATTTAATCACTTGGCTAAGAGAACATACTCCCCTAACTGTATTAACTTCTGAGGTGCTTGAAGCCATCGCCCTTCACATGAAGTTAATTACGGTGGAAGGGGAACAAACGTTAGTTAAAGGTGGAACTGCCCCTGAAAGACTTTATATTCTCAAATCTGGACAAATTCAAAGTCAAGGAACCCCAGAAGCTAGTTTACTGACAGGAACCTTAATTAATCTCAGGGCGTTAATATTAGAGCAACCCGTTTCCAGAACATTAGTGACGTTAAACCGATGCGAATTATGGTGCATAGATGCCGAAGACTTTAAGTCATTACTCCAACAATATCCAGAAATAACTCAAGCCTTTTCGCAACAATTAGCCTTAGAACTTAAAGAATTATCTTCTGAATTAAGTTTTCAACAGGAACGACAAACCATTTTACGTCCTTATTTAGTCACGAAAGTGAAACGGGGAGTCATTGGTAAGAGTCGTTACGCTATTAAATTGCGATCGCAGATCAAAAACTTCTCAGATAATCGTCAACCTGTATTGATTTTTGGCGAACCTGGCCTACAAAAAGACAATCTCGCCACCTTACTTCATTTTAGTTCCCCTTTTCGTCGAGAGCCAATTATTCAAATTAACTGTTCTCAATTACAAGCCAGTGGGGCTGAATTATTTGGGCGAGTTGGGGGCAAATTGAGCTTACTTGAAGCATTAGGCAAAGGAACGCTGATACTCAATAATCTTCAAGAACTTTCCCCTGAGTTATTCAAACCCATTGCTCAATTATTAAAAGATGGTACTTATTACCCCGTAAGCCGTTCAGAAAACACTCCTTCGAGTGCCAAAACCAGTCAATGTCGAATTATTGTTATCTCTGAAAAAAAGCTCTCTAATATTGATGGGTTGATAGAGAATATTATTAAAGTTCCCCCTTTGCGAGTTCGCAAAAAAGACATTGAAGATTTAGTGACTTACTACATCAGTTTGATGTGTCGCAGAAGGGGAACAGCCAAAGTTAGCATTACTCCCGAAGCTATCCGAAAACTCCAAGCTTACGACTTCCCCAACAATTTGAGAGAACTGGAAAATCTGATCGAACGGGCGCTGGTACAGTTAGAAGGCTATCAGGAAATCACCGAAGAAATTATTTGGCCATCACAAAGCAAAAAACAGCAATTTCGCTTTAATCTTCTCAAAGGATATCCTCGCTTACGTCAGTTTTTTCGCAGTCCATGGTATCCTGACAGACTTAATTATGGTTTTACTGTAATCGCCTTTGCTCTAATCAATATTATTCTGTGGATTGGCCCCCAAACAAGAGCAGAAAATTTTGCCTTAAATCTATTTTGGGCTTGGTGGTGGCCACTGGTGTTGATAGGTTTTCTCTTTGTGGGTAGATTGTGGTGTGCTGTTTGTCCGTTTATGATTTATGGAGAACTCACTCAAAAAGTGTCATTATGGTTATTTCCGAGAAAACTTAAAAAATGGCCCCGTCACGAAGCTGAAACTTGGGGTGGATGGTTTTTATGGGGTTTATTTGCCGTAATTTTGTTGTGGGAAGAACTCTGGGATTTAAAAAACACGGCTTATTTATCTTCTTGTTTATTGTTATTAATCACGGCTGGAGCAATGATTTGCTCAACGATTTTTGAACGTCGCTTTTGGTGTCGTTATTTATGTCCCATTGGTGGCATGAATGGAATGTTTGCTAAACTCTCCATGACAGAATTACGAGGGCAACAAGGAACCTGTTCTGCACAATGCACGACTTATCAATGTTACAAAGGTGGCCCCCAAAAAGGGGAAGGGTTAGAAACCAATGGTTGTCCTCTCTATTCACATCCTGCCCAACTTGAAGACAATCGAGATTGCGTTTTATGTATGACCTGTTTAAAAGCTTGTCCCCATCGTTCTGTGGAGTTTAATTTACGCCCACCTGGGATTGAGTTATGGACCACTCATGTCCCCCGAAGTTATGAAGTGGCTTTGCTGCTTTTATTATTAGATGCAGTGTTTTTACATCGCTTGCCACAGGTACAAGCTCAATTGGGGTTTTCCTGGGATCTCAATCAATTTTGGATACATTCAGGATTAGCTGTTCTAGTATTAAGTTTGCCGGCATTACTCCCTCTGGTTTTTCATCAAATCATGGGTTTTTTAGGCGGGTTTCAATCCACTGTTAAAATTCGCCCCTTCAAGGAATTAGCATACGGTTATTTACCTTTAGTTTTAGCGGGGAATTTGGCTTATTACTTGCCCCTTGGTTTAGGAGAAGCTGGGCAAATCTTGCCCATTACTTTAGCTACCTTTGGCTTTTCTGTGCAAGGAGTTCCTGTTATGGTGGCTCATCCGGCTGTTATTACTTTTTTACAAGAAACCTTGTTAATTTTTGGAGTGGTTTTATCAATCATTTTGACTCAAAAAATTGCTAAATTGCCTTTTCAATATTTAATGGTTCAACATATATCTACTTCGATTTTAGCGATTGGGTTATGGAATATTCTTCTGTAG
- a CDS encoding DNA-binding protein, whose product MKSAIFFTLISLGITSHSLVNAQIPIRELQRNTGISIFGEVKDVVGNEFILDDGTGHIIVDAGPRWYHQINVTSGEKITVVGKYDDDDFDAYTIRKNNGEVIQIRQPDGPPPWAGGRGQGR is encoded by the coding sequence ATGAAATCAGCAATCTTCTTCACGCTTATTTCTCTTGGAATAACCAGCCATTCTCTTGTGAATGCTCAAATTCCTATCCGAGAACTACAACGAAATACAGGGATCTCAATTTTTGGTGAAGTCAAAGATGTCGTAGGAAACGAATTTATTTTAGATGATGGAACAGGACACATTATTGTGGATGCAGGCCCGCGCTGGTATCATCAGATTAATGTAACTTCGGGTGAAAAAATAACCGTTGTTGGAAAATATGATGATGATGATTTTGATGCTTACACCATTAGGAAAAATAATGGTGAAGTGATTCAAATTCGTCAACCCGATGGACCTCCTCCTTGGGCTGGTGGTCGTGGTCAAGGAAGATAG